gagcagggggagctggaggagaggcagCACGAGGTCACAGGTCATGCGTCCCCTACAGAGGAGCCCTGGGGTCCCCAATGGGTGGGGGGATGAGCACTTACTCTTCTGAAGCACAGCATTTAAGACGTATTTGAGTTCCTCTGCGGTTACCTCCATGTCCTGTGGGAGGAGAGATGACTGCTTTGATGGCCCTTAGCGCCTTCTTTGTCACTTGCTTCCAGTCCTGAGCTTGATCTGGCTCAAGCCACAGTGTCACATGTCACTGGCCCTCAGGGACCCTGCTGCGAGCCCGTGTTCTGGTCCCTCAAGACTGCAACCTGCCTAACTTCTCAGGGACACCCGTGCCCCATGCAGAAAGGATGGAAAAGTTGGGCCAGGTGACACAGGCATCCCCCCCAACCCAGCAAAGCCCCCCATGTGGCACTTCTGTTGGAGGACCTTCGCGTCTGGGTCCCCAAGCCCCTGCACAGCAGAGCTCCTGCAGAGTATGAACAATGCCCACACTGGGGGCTCACCCCATGCTGGGGGCTCCCTCCAAGGACCATTTCAATCCAGAAGACTGGGAGGCTGTCCCGTGGGTTATTTTCAAAACCTCTAGGGTGAATTCAGAGCCACTGATTTGGGGCCATCTGCTAAGCCCACGAGAGCTCAGCACCCACGGCCCTTAGAAGCTTGTCAGAAATGTGGAGTTTCAGGTCCTGCCCCAGACCTCCAGGCGAGAGGATCTGCATTTTCCAGGATGCTGCAGCAAGTGTTACTGAGCTGCAGCGTGAACTTAAGGCTCCTTTGGTCCAGGATTTTGAGCTACTGGTGCAGAATAGTCACCTGTGAAATTATTTCATATGGGCCTGCCTGGAGCTCCTGAGGCCTGGGGAATGGGGTTTGGGGTGGTCGGCTCTGGAGGAGAAATGGCTGATGTGCGCCCCCCTCCTCTCCGccaccaccccttccccagcaccACTCTGCCTGCCCTGTGGTCGTCTGGCCTGCTGCGGCTTAcacagaaccacccaggtccccattTCTCTCCACCCAGACAACCGTCCCCAagtctccctgccctcctgcttcTTACACGGCCTGAAatcctgctgctccccacccgCAAACACAACTCTTTTATGATTCAGGGGCCCTGGCAGGAGAAGGAAGCGAATGTAGTCGTTATAGTCCCTCCAGGAAATGGTCAAACAAGCTCATTTTATTAATGGCTATGAGGGAGCACAGGTGGGACAGTTTCTAGGAGAATGGAGCCTTAGGCGAGAGACACCCAGGGCCCCCAAGAGAGGCCGGGACCCCCCAAAACAAGCTGACAACTGAGGGGACAAGAATGGGGTAGGGGCCAGAGAGCCAGAGGCGAGGGATGGATCCCGCCTTCCCCAGGGCCTGGTCCTGGCCCGAACCGCCAAACCTGGCCGGGCTGCTGATGGTACCTGACAAAGGTCACATTTGTAATTTCGTGGTGACCTCCCTGAGCAACCCCAACTTCCACCCGAGCAGAGAGAACATTCGAAAGGCAGTGGTTTATGGGCTGAGTGCAATGAAGCTCCTCTTCAAGGCTCCCCCTAGCCTTCCACAGAAAGCCCCAGGCCAGGCTGAGCTCCTTTGGGGGGCCATTGTCCCACCGAAGGTGGCAGCCCAGTCTGATGGAGGAGGTGGTCTTTGGGCCCTCCCAGATGATCAGGCCTGGCCTCCCGTTGGCTCCAGCTCCACCAGGCCTCTGGTAACTGCTGTGGAGGAAACCAGGCCCCTCAGCTCCACAGGGGTCAAGGCCAAGTGTAGCCCGCAGCGGCCCTACCTCACCAGCAACTTGTTCAAACAGGGCCCGGAACTGCagttcctcctctgtctcctggcCGGCTGGAGTCGGCTTCGGAGGCTAGAAAGCAACCAGAGGAACTTGCATTGGAGCCACAGAAAGCACTTGTGGCGTTTGCTATCCCAAAGAAATCGCAAGAAAAAGGCGTGCCCTGGAGGCCTTGTGGTCCCTTGGGAGAGCCTGGGACCTCACTGCTGTGGGGAGGAAACAGAAGGGGCCGCTGCCTGGAGCATTAGGAACGGCCGTCGGATCCCTGGGGAAGGCTCTTTAGAGGGAGAATGTGGAAGGACTGATCAAGGGGACTTTTGCAGACAAGAGTGCTAGGGGCTGGGGTCCTGACCGAGCTGGGGTCCCAGCAGGGGTGGTCGTGGCTCCCTGTGCCCTCTCTCACAGACCCCTCACCACTCTCGACTGTAATTACTTGCTGAACCATCTGTCTTGACAGGTGGTGAAATCTTCAAGGACAGGAGTCTCTCACTAGCAGGCAGCCCTGAGCCCAGTGCATGGAAAGAGCTCAGCAAATGCATTGGGTGTTTTAGTTTTGTCTTGGGCCGATCAATACTGACTTGGGAAGCATCAGACTGTCCCAGTTATAGCTCAGCATGTCTTCAAAGTCTTACAGCCCCTGAACAAGTATAAAACCCTCCCCTACAGCCCCGCACAACACACATATGGTAGGGAGGAAGTTACGTGTTCCTCCAAGGCCTCTGCAAGAGAATCTCCTAGCCATGGGTTATTTTTCTTAGACTGAAGGCATTTTAAAGACATCTCATGCCCTGCGGAAGCGACAGCCACTTCTCAGGGTACAGAGTGAGTTGGTAGTCCAGAGAAACATCGCTCCAAACGGAGCTTTCTTCAGAGCACGTACCTCCTTCCCATGCCCGGTCGTGGTAGGACACGAGAGACTTAGAAGGTACAAGGCTTGTCCTCCATGAGACTGGAATCAAGGTACTCACTCGATCGCAGATAAACCATTCCCTGAACTTCAAAGCCCTGAATGACACTGTGATCGAAGGGAACTTTCGGGACTGTCACTGACTCCCACCCTCCAGAGTACCGTGCGAAGGCTTACCTCCGGAAGGTCAATGGCCACATCCCCATCCATGTCCCTGGGGGGCAGAAAACACATTGTAGATTAACTTCCTCTCTCATTCTTGCCGCCCACAAGAGCTGCCAGTCTGCACGCCTCTCGTGCGGGCGCTTTTGTGTGAACAGATCCTGGGAAATTCATCCTCAGCTTGTACCAGTATCTGGAAGGAGACTGGAGAAAACTCTCCAGCAGAATTTTCAAAAGTTAAAGGAAGATCTTTAATTGCTTCTATTTAGTGGAGAAGAAGGAACCACACCTTTTGTAATCAGCTTGGGAACTCTAACCAGACTGGACAACTGGGCTTATTCTCAAGGCCTGCCACCAACCCAATCCTATCCCACCGAACACAAGATAGAGCTGGAGGCTACGAACTCACAGCGGGCTCCATCTCGGTATCTTAGGGCAGTCCCTAGCTGGGGCTTCATCTGGCTCAAAGGCGTCATTAGCCAACGTAGCCCTGCTCCGTCATCTCTAGAACGTCTCTATTGGGAAAAGGAGGGGATGCTTGTATCTTGAaccattttttccctctgccacagAGCAACCGATGGCAAAAAGAATAATGGGAAACTTTTCATAGACGTGTCCaacacaaaataattttgctaAGACACTGCAAAGGGGGAGGTGGCGGAAAGTCGGGTATACTAAGCAGAAGGCCAACTTGTTCAGTATAAGCCCTTGACAATTAGCTTTTTTGATGGTAAAGTAAGCATCTGGCATTAAATTTTTGATGGTTCAGGCATCCGTTTCAAAGATATCCATCTCCAATAAACACATTGCCAGCTTCACAGCTAGACATAAAGCCCAGGCACCTCACCCACgaagttctctctttttttagaaagCTCTGGTAGACCATTTGGCCTGctccttgcttttccttcaaGCACTTTAATTCCTGCTTTTATGTTTGAAGTTTACCAAGAGTGAACCTGTTTTGAAACTCTAGGCCCCTACCCCTGACCCCAATAAAGGCACAACCCCAggcctgtgcactctctctctctactcagGATAtcacgggggggtggggggcaggtttGCCATGTGCTCTCCAGGACCTGTATATAATAAATCTTGTATTTTCAGAGTTCTTTGGGTTGTTAAGTTGTGTCTTGCAATCATAAAAAGACCCACAAGGGTCAATCAGGCCTCAGCATTGGCTCCAGTTCGGGAAACGTCTCTGGGGGCCCACCCCGGGCAGTacctgcccacctgcccaggTGAGTGCCGTCAGGTGTTCCTAGCTGATGGCATTGCTGTCCATGGGCTGAGACCAACCCCAGACAATTTGGCAACATTTATTTAAACTGAAGCTGAAAGAATGCGTCTTTCTGGAAACCGGTAACAGTCACCCCCTTCACTGTATTCAAAAATGAGTCTAGCACTTCTCAATGTGGGTCCCACTCCAGGTTCTTGAGAATAGGGTCTGGAAAGTGGAGGCCTCACCCAAGCGTCACTCTGTGATACTCATCGCCGGAAGAGCGTGGTTCTGGGGGGGCTTGGGGAGAGCAACCTCTCAGAGGCTTGCTCGAGGGATGGAAGGAGCAGAACTAAAATGGAAATTATCCTGCTTTTGCAAATGGGTCGGGAGACCCTCCAGCCTGCTTTCTCAGGTGGATtgtagggaagggaagaaaggggtcATGGCTCCAACGGTCGTCTGTGACTTCCCCGGAACTGAGCCACTAGCCAAAGAGGAATTCTCAAGCTTGTTACTCACTGGGTGACGGCTTTCTTCTCCGAAAAGATCCTCAGGCAGAAATCGGCTTCCTGATGGGGCTCAAAAGTGCTGGGAATCAGGATGTACTCCCCGGGGGGCAGCTTGAAGCGGTCAGAGACTTCTCTCAGGTTGATGAACGTTTTGCTTCTGGCCTGGGAAGCGTGGTACCTGAAGAAGTCCTTGTTCAGGTGCTCGTCTCTCCCGGGGCTCTGCAACCGGCATGAAGAGTGTTGGGAGGGGTTGGTTCTATGGGGAGGACCGCTGGTCTTGGCTACTTGGACACAGTTGGGGAACTGGCCATTGAGTCGGGCATGTGGACAAGGAGATGCTGAGGATCCAGCACCCGGGGTGGGGCTCTGAAGAGCGGCTTGTTTCCTACCCACCTGGTAAATGGCGTAGCCAATGGTCAGCATATCGGCTCCAAACCTCTTGAGTTTCCTTCGATCTTTCTGCATCAGGGCTATGAGGAAAGTGCAGTCCTCCTGCCCCTCGTCTTTCTCGGTCAGGGACAGTTTTATCTGTGGATTGGTCCAGAAGGTATCTGCCATTTGAAAGAAGTGATTATTTCATCTTCCtcaaaaaaagcacaaaagacaAGCACAAACAAGcatgtgtgcacgcgcacacacatacacacacacacacacacacactccattcaGCCCCACCACATCTTCCCAAACCCGAGAAagtcattcatttcttctctccctcttctgatGACCTTCACGCCCTACTTCCTGTGACCCCAGTGAGAAGGCCAAGTGCTTCCCTTTCATCTCTACCCTCTCTCAAGCCGTTTCCCATGCAGCTTTTTAAAGACATTCCTCTGGGTTTGCTCCATCTTATTTCTCTCATGTGGTATTTCAGAGGAGAGGACTGTGCCCCTGTGTTTGTGCAACATGAGGAGAGCCCACCCCAGGCCCTGCTCCGACGGTGAATGCTGATTGGCTCATCCTAGTCTCTCTTGCTGCAGAGAGTTGGAACAAAGCCAACGAGCCTGCAGCATTTCCCCGGCAGTATGGGCTCAAGGAATTCCCAGTTAGAGGGATTGACCCCAAGTTGAGGACTTTCGTTGGCTGACTCTGTGCACAAGTGAGGGCTCAACAAGCCTTGGATGGTGCTGGCAGCCCTTCTGTGACTATAGAGAAATCTGGACTGAGGAAGAAGTCCTCAGAGAGAGGGCAGAGCAGAGAATCCCAGACCAATGGCTTGATGGAAGTATGCCTGAAGCccatcctgcttctcctctgaatttttcagccatgcaaggaaaaaaatcctttttattgttaaactagcatgatttatgttttttttattaattgtcaTGGGAAATAATCTAAGAGGCCAAACAAGTTTTTCCCCTAAACAATCTGATCCGACTTTCTGCTACGTCTCTGTAGCCCTCACTGGCCATCCCAGAAATCCTGCTAACTCTGCACTCAGGCTTTCTCTAAGGTCCAGGTGCTGGCCTGCTGACGTCTGCCAGGCTGGACTGGACACTTGGCGATGACAGAGAGCGTGACAGGCGGACTACCAACCCAGGAAATTGCGGCAGCCACCGGCGGTGGAGCCCCGCACCCAGCTTCCTTGATGGACTGTCACCTCCCACTTGTGGAGCGCGTTCTCTTCCAGGGCATCAGGGGTGAGGTTGCAGATCTCCACTTTGTCAAAGTGGGTCTTGAAGTCCCTAAACGCCATCCTGCAACAAGGCAGAAAGACACCAGGCATAGAAGGCGATGGTGACGTCGTGATCCATTCATTCGCTTAATCATCTAACCAACCAGTAGTGAGTCCCCGTGCCCATCCTCAAGGATGGGGAGAACTCAGGTGTGGGCAGACAGAAAAGACACAAGCAAAGCTAAGGAGAATCTGGGTTCAGGGACTGCATCCCCGCCCCCTGCAGCTAGAGTGGGATGTGAGCGGTGATGTGCGGGTCAAGGCTCTTAGGGAGCGGGGTGGGGCATCTCCTCCAATCTTTCCTGTCTCTCCACTTCCGCTGACTTTTTGAAGATGGCCAGGGGACCCCGGAGGATGGTGAAGCCATACCGAGGAAGGAGCTTGGGTCCCTGAATCAGCACGAAGAGATCCACCCACAGAACAGGGATGTCCTGTTGGACTGGTACAATGAGTGAGCGATAAACTCTATTGCATTTGTGTTTTCATACATCCTGAGTCTACTTATTACAGCAGCTGGTGTTACCCTAAGTCCTCAGGGCCTTGAATCGGGAGGTCACCATGATGGAATTCTAAATCACGCCAGCTTAGCACTTGGACAGGCTTCAAGGAAATGTTAGAGCTGGAAAATAGATATCCACACTACAAATGACAATCTGTTggttaaaactgtaaaaatatgGAAGACAGAGGCTATGCtcgaggggaagaggaggggaaaagcTAGATTATTAGTGTGTGCTGGTTTTTGCTTGTTGTGTTTAATAAGGCCTTTAAGAAAAAAGTGAGCTCCGTTCAAAATTGACTGGTTTGCTCCTCAGGGAAGACAGCTGGACATCAGAAATGTGTGGTCTTACAGGGTTAGAAGCGCCAACTCTTTTCTGGACCCCTCAGGAAGAAATAAGATCAAAAGAAGCTTCTAGAGACGAAGGCCCATTAAAAACTCCCAGGTAAGCAAAGCTATTCCACCCCACAGAAAGTCCAGATTAGGAATGTTTCCTGCCCACTTAGGTCTCTATTTTTGGATGCTCTCAAGGTCACTGCCATCGGGGTCCCTTGTCATCAAGCTGGACAAGGGGGCATCCCCTGGGAGAAGCAGGACAGCCTGTCTGTCTTCAAATACACCATGAAAACTTGGATGAGAAACAGTTCGGAGGAGGGATGCTGGGCTGGAGACACAGGCTCAGCCCCACGTTTCTATCAAATTCTCTGCCAACACGGATGAGCACAAGGGGCTTGAGACAAATGGGTTTGATTTACCctaagaaatggaacaaagacagACAGAAGGCAAGCAAGCGAGCCAAGGGCTCTCGGGGACTGCGCTCATACCCGTTGTGTAGCTCATACAGCAAGAAGAACAGAGACGAGCACCGTACCAGAACTCCCCATCGTCCAGAGCCGTGTGACACAGGCGCTGTTGCTCAGCTGGGCCCACAGAATGCCACTCAGAGGAACTAGGAGGAGTAAGCAAAGTCGGTGGAAAGGATATTGACCTTGGAGGGGGCCGGGGCGTCCCTCCCGAGGAGCCAGCGTGGTGGCTGTGTGGGGACCAATTCTGGTCAGTGCCTACTCCCGGAAATGCCCCCAGGGATCTAGAGGATGGCTGGAAAGTGCACATCCAAGAGAGCCCATGGTAAGAAGTCCTCGGGGTCCTGAGAAGCCCCTCCGTAGGGGATTATCATAGGACCATCCCAGGACATGGAACACCAGCAAAACAGCAGAAACTTCCAACTGGAACCCAGAACAGGGATGACCTGTGCCCCAGAGCACCTCctgatctctcctcttcatttGTAAGTGACGTTTCAAAAAGCAGTAAGAAATCTTATGTTTGCTTGGACTTGACATTTCACAGACTAAACGCTTTCTGTAGGTGAGCTTGCTAGGAAACCTCCAAGGTCACTGTGTCTCTGTGATCCACACAGCCGCCTCCAAGTGGTTCCTGCTGAGTAACCAGCACGTGGTACCCAGCCGACGTGGCTGCCTCGTCCACGCCCTACAGAGCTTGTCCCGGGAAGGACCCAGGTGAAGCCCCTCTCCAGGTCCTGCGTGCGGTACCCAGAGCCAGGACCTTCCGAGTGGCTCCCGTCCCATCACCTGCTGCCCAGCTAAAGAACTTTCAGGACTTCCCTCCTAACAAGCAGGGACAGGAGCAGGATCAGGATGGGGACCTGCCCTCCGTCACCCCGAGGCTGAGCGGGAGTGGGAGGCAAGCTCGCCTTCCAGCCTTGACCCCAGGAAATGCACTTCCCttatttctccctctgtgtgtttcCCAGGAGAAGGCACGAGTGGTCCTTTTACAGGCTGTGTTCTCTAAATGGAAGGACACTGTAATTGTCCATGTGTGATACGAAGCGTCTCATTaactttgattttaatatttctgttctttccatttctgccAGGAGAGGGAGGCTGATCTCTTCCCTCCTGTGATGTTGGTGTAAATCCAtctctgccccaggccctgggctctgaGAAGGCAGAACCCAAATGGGGCTGGGAGGTGGTGGGACATGAGCCATGATGGGACCACCAGCCCCCCCAGGGGTGTGCGCTGTACCCTCAGGTTGGAGTCAGGttaacagagacacagacacactgaTGGCGGGCAACATGGTGGCCTCTTTGTGATCTGTGGACAAACACAGCTCAAGTTCTTTTACTCAGGCTCTAGACTTGCCGGAGGTCTCCCCAGAGTCCCACAAGCTGTGAGTGGGTCGGGTTAGGACAGCAGGACCTCAAGATGGCAGAGTCCTGCCTGAGGGCGGGGGCAGCTCAGGGAGGGTCCTGCCCAAACCCATCTGAATGTTCCCAGATCTTAGCCACCTGGGCCGCTTCCTGGGGACGAGGAGGGGACACACACCTGCAGGGGAGAACTTTCTTTATAAAGGGGGCCAAAGAAATAGCTGCTAGTTGACTGCTCTGTAAGGGGTGCATTTCTTGTTCCAATTCCTGTTTCTCTACTGGGCGGCCAGCCTCTCACCAATGGCCAGGGACCAATCAGAGAGAACCCCATGGTGATCAGCTCGGCAGTATTTCGGGGATTCTCACAACTCAAACACTCACGGCCACCCCACCCGACCCCACAGGTACActtgcacacacaaacacactgcATATTGGAGCCACTCATCCCTGGAGAGAAAGCCCCTCGCGACATCATGGGGAGATGACGTCATGTCCCCATGGGACAAAACAGATCCACTGATGTAAATACAGTAACGGGAAAGGGGGAAAAGCCCTTGTAAGCATGTTCCCTTTTGGCTGCATGGTGGGCCAGAGGGCTGAAGAGGGAGGAAGTAAGGCCACCCCAGCTGCAAAACAGTCCCCTGAAAGAGAGCCAGGAGGGAACTGGAGACACAGTGGCCCTTCCTTGTGTGCCTGCAGAAGCCAGCCCAGGGCCAACCCCGGGCCTCTGTGCCCTGGGAAGGCAAGGAGGCAGGGACTGACCTGTCACTCCAAGATCCGTTCCACTCAACCTGACCCCAAGGGTTCCGGACTCGGATGAGCTCCGTTTTCTGGCCTCGGAAGTTTACCTAGAGGGAAAAACATCAGGGCAATGTGGAATGGTAAAATCCAAAAACATCAGGGAAACGTGGAAAGGTGAGCTCCGGGCTCCTTCACCTCCGTCCCAGCTGACTTTCCCCAAAGCCTCTTGACTCTGACACGAGGCTAGTCACCAACTATGCTACATTATGAATCATGCCAGAACGGATACACTGTATCTGGGAAGTAAAGTAGAATTATAAAGAACAAGAAACCAGTCCATGTGAATCTTCAAATGAATGAGTTTTCTCTCTGGACTGGAGTCGCTGTAAGGGCAGGGACTGGGTCTTACTTCTCAGTGTACCGTCGGCATTGAGCACAGCGAGAGGTAAAGAGTTGTTTGTCCAAAGGGCTCAGGGAGCTATGAGTGAGTTTTCTTCATCCTTGATATCTTACTCACAGATGAACGAAAATTGTATAGGCCTATGCTGGGAACTTaagcaaagataaacaaaaccaCTTCTAAGTCTTCGGACTCCAATAATCCCCCCTTTCAGGTGTCAGGGGAGGCTTTCTGCTGTCCATATGGAGCACCCTCGAGCCAGTAAAGAAAGATGCTTGGCCATGACCTTCGTGCCCTGCCCCAGACCAGGAGAAAGGGCCAGTGCATGttagcaagatggtggagaaaggAGAGTAAAATTTCATGAGCCAGAAATTTTAgctcaaaacattccatcctcaTGCCCTGGGCACAAAGCTTATTTTTGATGTGAAAATCAAGTTAGTGTGACCTCTCCAGAGTCTAGGACGTAGCTTATAGCTCATTGTTTAAGAGGTTCATTAAGTGAAGTGCATGGGGAAAGTCAACGCATTGGACGGGGAGAGCAAGGAAAAGCAACTGAACGGATGTGATGGAAAGTTTCTACTACCGGGAAAAACATTTAGAAGATGTGCCAGTAAAAATCACATGCCtcctggggcgcttgggtggctcagtcggttaagcgtctgcctttggctcaggtcatgatcttggggtcctgggatcgagtcctgtatcgggctccttgctcagcagggagcctgcttctcccttccccccgcTCTCCCGACCCcactcctgctcatgttctctctctcgttccctcactctctctcaaataaataaataaataaaaagacttaaaaaaaaatcacatgcctggacacctgggtggctcaattggttaagcagctgccttcggctcaggtcgggatcccagggtcctgggatcgagtcttgcatctgcctccctccctctccctctgcctgccactctgccaacttgtgctctctctcttgatctctctgtcaaataaataaataaatttacctttcaataaataaataaataaataaataaaaagaataaatgaaaaaaatcacatgcctACTCAAGCGAGTGATTGGCAAGGCATTATGGACAGGGCATTATggacagggaaggagggggaaaagagcCTGTGCCGATGGTTCAGTTCTAGAGAGTCCCATTTCCTCCGCCGCCCTGAAGGCTCCACTCAGAATCCCCTGACAGGGAGGCAGGACAGGCTTCCTTCCAGATTCCCTGCTCCCCGTTTCTTTGGACTGTGTTACTCAAAATGTGGGCACCGACAGGAGAGACCAGAGGGGCTGGGCCTGAGACTTGTCCAATTGGGTCTAAGACTTGGGTCTACAGACTGGGTCTGAGACGTGTCCAACAGAAGCACAAAATAGGCCTTTAGACTTTGCTGAACTTGACTCCGAAACACTGTGGCCCGTGGCTTCttatccttctcttccttctcatctcctccccttctctttcccacaCGTCCCTTCAGGAGCTCTTGTCCCAACTAAGCACCCCCTAGAAGTCAGAGGGGTGCTGTGTGGGGTCTAGGAATCCCTGGGAATCAGTTCCATCCTGGGCTACAGCTGCAGAAAATGGGATTTTTGATggttattattatgattttttattatgttcagttagccaacatacagtacttGATGGTTATTTATATGCCAACTTGACTTGGCCACTGGCACCCAGACATTTGGTTATACACCAttttgggtgtgtctgtgagggcaTTTCCAGATGGGATTAGCCTTTGGATTGGGAGACTGAGTAAAGCAGGTGGGCTCGTCTAATCAGTGGAAGACATGAATAATGCTAGAGAAGGCGGGCGAAGGGAGAATTCACGTTCTGTGTCTGACTGCTGAGCTGGGTCTTTGGTCCTCTTCTTCTCTCAGGCTGGGACTTGTACCATTGGTTCTTCTGGTTCTCAGGCTTTTGGACTTGGACAGGGAGACCCCTGCCAGATGGCAGATTGTAggttttctcagcctccataatcctGGGAGCCAATTCCTCATTCCCTATTtgtcatctatcatctatcatctatctgtctatcatctattgatatcttattggttctgtttctctagagaactccAAGTACTACAAGACTGATACAgaattagggaagaaaaaagaaaagaaaaaacaaagcccagTCTCTCACATGAGCCAAGACTCTTACACTAAGCCAGGTGGGTATtgtgggcttctctctctctctctctctctctctcctgttttgcTCTTTTGGTTTCCAGCCTGCCTCCTTTAGATGAGACCTTCTCTGAAACGTCTGAAGCTGTGGTGTAAACTGGGATGCCCTAAGTCAGTATGAGGGACAAGCACCGCCAATCTGTTCCTGTTCCCTATCCACAGGCGTTCACATCACCTACCTGGTCAATTCCTGTCACACTGTACGCATGGCCCTTAATGAGGCCAAAAGGCGTCCGGGCTTCAGATTCTGCAGAATTTCTGatctaaaatgtgaaaaaaaaagcagtgttgGACCCCTTGGATAAGTCAAGCCTTCCCTACCTGCCCAGACCCAGCTCCGTGCCTGGCCCTTTCCCTTCCACTCCCCCAGTTGAGAGCCATGTGCCAGACACGTATCAGGTAGGTACACAGGACACCCCGAAGATGGTTAGCAGGGACATACAGCAGTTCCCAGGCTCTTCCCAGGGAGAGGAAGACCCTCAGTCTTGGCTCAGACTCCAGGGAAAAGTTCAATTTTTGCCTCCAGACAGAGCAATTTGATCCCTCCCCTCATCAGTTAGCCCAACAAAAGATAGAAGTACGACCCCATACACCAAAGAGAGGATCAGAACTGTTTAACAGTGTCACACACAACTCTATCACACACTTGAGAACACAGAGGAAAGGGATAACTTAGTAGCAAGGAAGACATTCCCAAGTTAACCCAAGAGGAAACAGAACTCGAATGGGTTCTAAAAACTGGATAGAATAACATTACACGTGTGTGTGTTGGCCTGTTAGACATTAGACAAATCCTGTTAGGCCCCTCTCTGCTGGTATGAATGGTTTAATGCTATAggaagtagttaaaaaaaaaagtttcagaaaagtaTAGAGTAAGACTCCATTTAGTCAACTCAAACTGGATTTCTCCTGTGTTTGTGTAGTTAGGCGCATGCCTGTTTGTCCCAGTAAGAGGTGGGGTGTGACGGGCACACACCGGGTGTCCCAGGGCTGGGACTTGGGCAGGATCATTCTGCCTGATACAGGAAGTGTGCCCTAACTTTGTAATTtg
Above is a genomic segment from Mustela nigripes isolate SB6536 chromosome 4, MUSNIG.SB6536, whole genome shotgun sequence containing:
- the CAPN9 gene encoding calpain-9 isoform X3 gives rise to the protein MPYLYRAPGPQKHPVPEDAHITHSSGQSFEQLRQACVQKGVLFEDADFPANNSSLFYSERPQIPFVWKRPGFWQHSEWLDVVVDDRLPTFRDRLVFLHSADHQEFWSALLEKAYAKLNGSYEALKGGSTIEAMEDFTGGVAETFATKEAPENFYEILEKALKRGSLVGCSIDIRNSAESEARTPFGLIKGHAYSVTGIDQVNFRGQKTELIRVRNPWGQVEWNGSWSDSSSEWHSVGPAEQQRLCHTALDDGEFWMAFRDFKTHFDKVEICNLTPDALEENALHKWEVTVHQGSWVRGSTAGGCRNFLDTFWTNPQIKLSLTEKDEGQEDCTFLIALMQKDRRKLKRFGADMLTIGYAIYQSPGRDEHLNKDFFRYHASQARSKTFINLREVSDRFKLPPGEYILIPSTFEPHQEADFCLRIFSEKKAVTQDMDGDVAIDLPEPPKPTPAGQETEEELQFRALFEQVAGEDMEVTAEELKYVLNAVLQKKKDLQFKKLSLMSCKNIISLMDTSGNGKLEFGEFTVFWDKLKKWTNLFLQFDADKSGTMSSYELRMALKAAGFQLNHHLLQLIVLRYADEGLQLDFDDFLNCLVRLDNASRVFQALSTTNEDKEFICLNINEFINLTMNI